A DNA window from Methanobacterium sp. contains the following coding sequences:
- a CDS encoding helix-hairpin-helix domain-containing protein — protein MSRRLWGLINSWWLILPFTIYLNWLAFLYVGVTAKHRKWILYGVLYAIPFIFYLFYTLTGQDTSIVNGQPVSLEFEIILSAVWLIGIFSIVHAFSLRKEYLIRLEILKEVKIDELKKEIHQEISLNNPEHSKNIENQDTRTDTNEFVKDLPFKSVSSPVDINNDPEDFLVQLPGVSIILAKKTIQLRESGVYFDSAEEFGQALGIKPHTLEKIKPFIVINPQKDVSTITTSHTKGRRIDI, from the coding sequence ATGTCAAGACGTTTATGGGGACTAATTAACTCTTGGTGGCTTATACTGCCTTTTACTATATATCTGAACTGGTTGGCCTTTCTATATGTAGGAGTAACTGCCAAACATCGCAAGTGGATTCTTTATGGAGTATTATATGCAATTCCATTCATATTTTATCTATTTTACACTCTAACCGGCCAAGACACCAGTATAGTAAATGGCCAACCAGTCAGTTTAGAATTTGAAATAATTTTAAGTGCAGTATGGCTAATAGGGATTTTTTCGATTGTACATGCGTTTTCATTACGTAAAGAGTATTTAATTCGTTTAGAAATCTTAAAAGAAGTTAAAATAGATGAATTAAAAAAGGAAATCCATCAAGAAATCTCTTTAAATAATCCGGAACATTCCAAAAACATTGAAAACCAGGATACGAGAACAGATACTAATGAGTTTGTTAAAGATCTTCCTTTTAAATCAGTTTCATCTCCAGTGGATATAAATAATGATCCTGAAGACTTTTTGGTACAATTACCAGGTGTGAGTATAATATTAGCCAAAAAAACAATTCAATTGCGCGAATCAGGCGTTTATTTCGATTCTGCAGAAGAGTTTGGACAAGCACTGGGCATTAAACCTCACACATTGGAAAAAATTAAACCATTTATAGTTATTAACCCACAAAAAGATGTTTCTACAATAACAACATCCCATACTAAAGGCCGCAGGATTGATATTTAA
- a CDS encoding helix-hairpin-helix domain-containing protein, producing the protein MSKSSWELIHSWWLILPFTFPIYLNWTAFIYIGITARDRKWISYGVIYSIPSILLTFVDSTTNSNEIIDANSLMGILIISIYLMGCISIIHAFSLREEYLIRLKALKNVKNDDKLRKKIAREYGLDDGNFSYNQEHSTRIKNEKSPISDEFVKDFPHTVSPSIDINNDPEDLLLELPGINETLAKKIIQLRQSGIYFDSAEDFGELLGLKPHVVERIKPLIVINTSGEETKIMKNKGRIVDI; encoded by the coding sequence ATGTCCAAAAGTTCATGGGAACTGATTCACTCTTGGTGGCTAATATTACCTTTTACTTTTCCTATTTATCTAAACTGGACAGCCTTTATATATATAGGAATAACTGCAAGAGATCGCAAGTGGATTTCTTACGGAGTAATATATTCAATTCCCAGCATACTACTAACATTTGTAGATAGCACAACGAATTCTAACGAAATAATCGATGCTAACTCACTAATGGGGATACTCATAATTAGCATATATTTAATGGGATGTATCTCAATAATTCATGCATTTTCTTTGCGTGAAGAGTATTTAATCCGTTTAAAAGCTTTAAAAAATGTTAAAAATGATGATAAATTAAGGAAAAAAATTGCCAGAGAATATGGTCTGGATGATGGAAATTTTTCATATAATCAAGAACATTCTACAAGAATTAAAAATGAGAAATCCCCGATTTCAGATGAGTTTGTTAAGGATTTCCCGCATACAGTTTCACCTTCAATAGACATTAATAATGATCCTGAAGATTTGTTGCTAGAATTACCGGGTATAAATGAAACATTGGCTAAAAAAATAATTCAATTGCGCCAATCGGGTATTTATTTCGATTCTGCTGAAGACTTCGGAGAGTTATTAGGCCTTAAACCACACGTAGTGGAAAGAATAAAACCTCTTATTGTTATTAATACATCTGGAGAAGAAACAAAAATAATGAAAAATAAAGGTAGAATAGTGGACATTTAA
- a CDS encoding 4Fe-4S single cluster domain-containing protein: protein MYLYVYKFLPSTQVEGPGERACIYVQGCSIRCEGCITPQSWQKGINQKVNVKDIAETILQGPEVEGVTFSGGEPFEQAKALAKLGNILKNENLSVVTFTGHVFEDIVKSSNADWHELLSITDLLIDGPYMKNEFDLNHPWVGSSNQRYHFLTERYHHIQPTIHKIKNKIEIRLQDDGEIVVNGIIRQKNIKDLLDGI from the coding sequence ATGTATTTATATGTATACAAATTCTTACCAAGTACTCAGGTAGAAGGACCTGGTGAACGTGCCTGTATCTATGTGCAGGGGTGTTCTATTAGATGTGAAGGTTGTATTACACCCCAAAGCTGGCAGAAAGGGATTAACCAGAAGGTTAATGTGAAAGATATTGCTGAAACCATTCTTCAAGGTCCTGAAGTTGAAGGAGTTACCTTTTCTGGCGGAGAACCATTTGAACAGGCGAAAGCTCTAGCAAAATTAGGAAATATCCTTAAAAATGAAAATTTATCAGTTGTTACGTTCACCGGTCATGTTTTTGAAGATATAGTGAAATCTTCCAATGCCGATTGGCATGAATTGTTATCTATAACTGACCTGCTGATTGATGGTCCTTACATGAAGAATGAATTTGATCTCAACCATCCATGGGTTGGCTCATCAAATCAAAGATACCATTTTTTAACTGAACGTTACCATCATATTCAACCTACTATCCATAAAATCAAGAATAAAATTGAAATTAGACTTCAGGATGATGGCGAAATAGTTGTTAATGGAATAATTAGACAAAAAAATATTAAAGATCTATTGGATGGGATCTAA
- the mch gene encoding methenyltetrahydromethanopterin cyclohydrolase, which produces MVSVNLEAKKTVDLMIKDADELNISVEKLENGSTVIDAGVNVSGSLKAGELYTKVCLGGLAEVGISIPGDLSESFALPSVKIKTNSPAISTLGAQKAGWSVSVGDFFALGSGPARALAKKPAHTYEVIGYEDDADIAILTLEADKLPGADVTDAIAKDCGVSPENVTVLVAPTSSIVGSIQIAGRVVENGTYKMMEALDFDVTKVKFAAGIAPIAPVDPDGLKAMGKTNDAVLFGGRTYYYIQSEEGDDLKALAENLPSSASEGYGKPFYDVFKEAEYDFYKIDKGMFAPAEVVINDLRTGELFRAGYVNVDLLKKSFGL; this is translated from the coding sequence ATGGTAAGTGTCAATCTTGAAGCAAAAAAGACAGTAGACTTAATGATAAAAGACGCAGATGAATTAAACATAAGCGTAGAAAAGCTTGAAAACGGTTCCACAGTTATCGATGCTGGTGTAAATGTTTCTGGAAGCCTTAAAGCAGGGGAACTTTACACAAAAGTATGTCTTGGAGGACTTGCAGAAGTGGGAATCTCAATTCCAGGAGACCTCTCAGAAAGTTTTGCGTTACCTTCTGTAAAAATTAAAACCAACTCTCCGGCAATATCAACCCTTGGAGCACAAAAAGCAGGATGGTCTGTAAGTGTAGGTGACTTCTTTGCACTAGGTTCAGGACCTGCAAGAGCATTAGCTAAAAAACCAGCCCACACCTATGAAGTAATAGGCTACGAAGACGATGCAGACATTGCAATCCTCACACTCGAAGCTGACAAATTACCCGGCGCTGACGTAACCGACGCAATTGCAAAAGACTGCGGTGTCTCACCAGAAAACGTAACAGTACTCGTTGCACCAACATCATCAATCGTAGGTTCAATACAAATAGCAGGAAGAGTTGTAGAAAACGGTACCTACAAAATGATGGAAGCTTTAGACTTCGACGTTACAAAAGTTAAATTTGCTGCAGGAATCGCACCAATAGCACCTGTTGACCCAGACGGACTTAAAGCAATGGGTAAAACAAACGATGCTGTTTTATTCGGTGGTAGGACTTACTACTACATCCAGTCTGAAGAAGGAGATGACTTAAAAGCTTTAGCTGAAAATCTCCCATCGTCCGCATCTGAAGGATACGGAAAACCATTCTACGATGTATTTAAAGAAGCGGAATACGACTTCTACAAAATCGACAAAGGAATGTTTGCACCTGCTGAAGTGGTCATAAACGATTTAAGAACTGGTGAACTCTTCAGAGCAGGATACGTAAATGTAGATCTCCTTAAAAAATCATTCGGTTTATAA
- a CDS encoding DUF2997 domain-containing protein: MKKSIKIEIFSDGTIQAETQGIKGKKCTDYIKILEEILESKITDSDYTPEYNEKENVRNRNIQKQMVNGD; this comes from the coding sequence ATGAAAAAGAGTATTAAAATTGAAATTTTCAGTGATGGTACTATTCAGGCCGAAACTCAGGGAATAAAAGGCAAGAAATGTACGGATTATATAAAAATTTTAGAGGAAATTTTAGAGTCAAAAATAACAGATTCAGATTATACTCCCGAATATAACGAAAAAGAAAACGTGCGAAATAGAAATATCCAAAAACAGATGGTTAATGGAGACTGA